The genomic window TATATCACTTCTATTGAACGCCAGCTCTTCAGCTAGTAAAGCACAGGTAGAGCCCGATTCAATCATGATCACGTCACCATCATTAACGATTTTACTGGCTTCAACCGCTATTTTCATTTTAAGATCATAATTTTGAGCAAGTCTATAATTAATGTCATCTGAATTATTTAGTAAAGCATATCCATGTTGTCTATGCAATAATCCTCTTGATTCAAGCTTATCAAGGTCTTTTCGAATGGTTACTTTTGACACATTCAGCAACTCAGAAAGCTCGTTGACTTCTATTTTTTTCTTTTGGCTTACGATAGCAATAATTTCCTCTTCTCTTGACATACGCTACCTCCTTATCTCTAACAGATTACCATACTTTTCCTATTCCAACAATATTTAAAACTGGAAAATAGTTTCGTACGTAATTAATACCATTTACGTAAGATTATTTTTCTGGTAAAATACAAGTGAATAAGAAAGGAGCTTCACAATGATCGATAAAGCATGTATATTCAATATCCAAAAATTTAGTATCCATGATGGTCCCGGGATTCGTACTGTGGTATTTTTTAAAGGCTGTCCCTTGAGATGTTTTTGGTGTTCCAATCCTGAATCTCAAGATGGAAAACCGGAAAAGATGTGGGACAATCAAAAGAAGGAATTTACAACTGTAGGGGAATATAAATCTATGGAAGCTATCATAGATGAAGTAATGAAAGATGAAGTATTTTATGAAGAATCAGGTGGCGGTGTCACGCTTTCAGGTGGAGAAGTCCTTTATCAAGCTGAGTTTGCTACAGAGCTGTTGCGTCAATTGAGGGAAAAAGGAATTCACACAGCTAGTGAAACAACGGGTTTTGCAAAGGAAGCCGTGTTCAAAAAATATATCGACCAAGTAGATATGCTTTATTTCGATGTAAAGCATCACGACGAAGCAAAGCATAGAGAAGGGACGGGTGTTCCATTAGCACCAATAGTAAATAATTTATCCTACGCATTAAAGGAACATGACAACTTAATCGTTCGGATTCCGGTAATACCTGCTTTTAATGATGGGATCGAAAATGCAAAGGCCTTCGCAGCATTCTTCAACAAACTTGGAATAACCAAGGCTGAGTTACTTCCCTTTCATCAATTTGGTGAAAAAAAATATGCTTTTTTAGTAAGAGATTACACCATGCAGGATATTCCTCAGCTACATACAGAAGAATTAGATTATTTTAAAACTATTTTTGAAGAACACAACATTTCCTGTCATGTTCATTAAATAGTGTAAAAAATTTTCTTATATAAATAAGTAGGGACCAGGACACGCGAATGTCTTAGTCCCTTTCTTCGTTTAATTAGCCATTTCTGCTTCTGCTTTCGTTTCACTTATTTCCTTTTTTGTTATTCCTAATATAACTACCCCAACTGTAACACCGAGTACGACCGAAATGACAAATCCAAATGGATTGGCATTTAATGGTAAGATGAAAAAACCACCGAATGGTGCCATCACTGAACATTTCAATAGGACAGAACCGCCGCCAGCAATAGCTGAACCTAGCATACATGCCCCACCAACTCTCAGTGGATCTTTCAAAAGAAAGGGGATTCCGCCTTCAGAGATTCCGGCCAAACCCATGATAATGTTCGTAATACCTTGACCACGTTCTTCATCGGTAAATTTCTTTTTGAAGATCAGTGAAGAGATTCCAGTCACATATGGGGGAATTAACGCACCGGCTAAAACTGCAGACATCAAGACATACTGACCATTAGCTAAGGCTGCTGTTGCAAACAAATACGCAGTTTTATTAATAGGCCCGCCCATATCGGCTGATTGCATCAATCCTAAAATAGCACCTAATATAATTTGACTGGAGCCATTCATGGATTGCAAACCTGAATTCATCAATAGGTTTAATTTTCCTATAACGGGCTCTACCAAGAATTGTGCTACCAAAGCAGTAGAAATGACCGAAATAAGTGGTATGATCAATAAATCTTTAAGAATAGTGAAGTTTTCCGGGAGCTTAGCCAATATTTTTTGCAGAAAAATAACCAAATATCCAACTACAAAGCCTAGAAGTAAGGCTCCAAGAAAACTGGAATCGCCATCTCGACATAAAGCTCCGGCCATCAATGCCGCGGGAATTGCTGCTATTCCACCAATATAAAAAGCAATTCCTGCACAAAATACCGGTAACATGAAGCTAAACATGGCATTGCCATTGTTGTTAAAAAATGCTGCTAACGGCAAATTTGTTCCGTACGTCTCCGGATTAATGGATAGATCATCAAGTAAAAAACTTACGCCCAGCATAATTCCTCCTGCCACCACACAAGGCAGCATGTAATTTACGCCTGACAAAATCGACTCAAGAAACTGATTTTTCTTTTTTTCAGTTGACTCCATTGCAAATCCTCCAATCATTTATTTAGATGCTGCTTTGCTCTAAAGCAATTAGCTCCGTACTGCAGTTTGGGCATAGGATTGCGTTATGCTCCTCATACTCATCCGCTTTTTCAATATATTCTTCAAAGAAGTGATACAAGGCTCCATAGAGATTCGCATCATTATTCAATTTAGAGTTTTCGATCACCGGCATGAGCAAATACATTGGATTTTCTTTATAGATTTTTTTTACTTCGTTCATAATTTGATTTCTTACGAGCGGTTGAGCACTCACCCCTCCACAGATAATGAAACGCTCAGGATCAAGGATATATTGAAGACTTATAATCATCCTTGCTATTTTATGGCAGTACGCTGTGAAAATCTTCCATGATTCACGATTTTCTGCGTGGATATATTCGAAGACCACTCGACCATCTGTATCAGCTGACAGGCCATTTACTTCTGCGATTTGTCCAATCATTTTTGGTGCACACGCATCAAAGCCGCACATTTTATATACGCCTGGTTCCTTTGTTGGATCTCCTACCATGTAGCTTACTTCGCCCGCAGAGAAATGTTTCCCTCGATGAAGCTTCCCATCGATCACAATTCCTCCACCTATTGCGCTTCCAAGAACCATGATCACAGCGTGCTTGGACTCATTTACTCCACCACGCCATAATTCTGCAAGTGCAGCTGCTTTGCCATCATTTTCAATCGAAACTGGTACGTTGAATTTTTCTATAAATTTTTGCTTTAAATTTACTTCATGCAGATAAGTCAGACAACCGCCATAGTAGACGACCCCTTGATAGGAGTCGACCACACCGGGACAACAAATAGAGATCCCCCTCACTTCATATTCTTCATATCGCTCGATTATGGTATACATTTCAACCAGCAAATCATTTAAAGAACTTGGAGGAGTTGGAAACTTCCCTTGGATAAAGATATTTCCTGATTTATCTAAGATAGCGTATTTTACGAATGTTCCACCAATGTCAAAAACCATGTACATTTTCTCTCACTCCTTCTTAAGCTAAATCAACGATCGCTGACTGATTTGCAGAAACTGATTCTCCTGAAATAATTTTAATTTCTTTATTAACAAGGTTCGTGAATGCAATAATCGTCATCGTGTTTTTTTCTTGTTCTTTTAAGTAATCAAAATCAACAATGAAAAGCTTTTGACCTTTATGAATCTGATCTCCTTCATTAACCAATACTTGAAATCCTTCCCCTTTAAGAGCAACAGTATCCAAACCGACATGGACTATCAGTTCGATTCCGCAATCAGTTTTTAAGCCCACCGCGTGTTGTGTAGGAAAAACATTTACAACTGTTCCATCAATTGGAGAAACAATAACTTTGTCTTCAGGAATAATAGCAAAGCCATCACCCATCATTTTTTGTGAAAATACCGGATCTGGAACGTCACTCATAGGAATAATTTTTCCTGCTACCGGAGAAACTATCTTATCTTTGAGGGCTGCACAAGCGTTTTGAAGCTGGATTTCTACCGGTTGCTCGACCGTAACATTTTTTTGCAGTTCGCTTTCAGCGGGTCTCTCCATGTTAGAATCAATGATTTCATTGATTGTAGTCGCATAGATATCCGATTTTGCGCCGAAAATTGCTTGGAATCCATCGCCGACATGAACAACGCCTACTGCACCAAGTCTTTTCAGTGCGGCTTCATCGACAATAGAATTATCTACCAAAATCGTTCTCAAACGAGTGATGCAAGCTTCTACAGAGCGAAGATTTGCTTTTCCTCCCAACGCATCAATGATGTTCCAGCTGACTGCCAGATTATCTCCGTTAGCTGTGACTCCACCCGTGTCTTCATCTGTATTTTCCTCACGTCCCGGTGTTGGTAAATTCAGCTTCACGATCATAAATCGAAAAACAACATAATAGATTACTGCAAAAGCAGCGCCCACAGGGATGACCAACCACCAGGCTGTACGATTGACTAAAACACCAAATAATATGTAATCGATCAACCCACCGGACAATGTCATACCGATTTTAACTTGCAATAGATTCATCACTGCAAAGGAAACACCTGCCAACAAACAGTGGATTCCATAAAGTGCAGGGGCAATAAATAAGAACGAAAATTCAAGTGGTTCAGTAATTCCAGTCAAAAATGCTGTCAAAGCACCTGATAGCAAAATTCCACTCGCCAGCAATTTACGTTCAGGCTTGGCTTCTTTATACATTGCATAAGCAGCTGCCGGTAAACCAAACATCATGAATGGGAATTTTCCTGTCATAAAGGCACCTGCGGTCAAAGTAACACCATCACGCATCTGTTGGAAGAAAATCTGTTGATCGCCATGGATGATAGCGCCTGATGCTGAGGTATAAGAACCAAACTGGAACCAGAATGGCGCATAAAACACATGATGCAAACCAAATGGAATCATCGCTCGTTCAATAACACCAAATATAAATACTGCCAATGTTTGATTGGCTTCGATCACTGTTGCGGAAAAACCGTTCAAGCCATCCTGAATCGGCGGCCAGATGAAACAAAGAACGCCTGCTACAAGCAAAGAAAATACAGCTGTTACCATTGGGACGAAACGTTTACCCGAAAAGAATCCTAGATATGGCGGCAGTTCGATCTTGTAGAACTTATTGAAACAGTTAGCAGCGATCACACCTGCAACAATCCCTCCGAACACACCGGTTTGAAGCGTGGGAATTCCCAATACGGTAGCGTATTTCTGCCCATTTTCAGCGACCATTTCTGGGGTGATGCCCAATACTGCCCCCATAGCCATATTCATCATCAAGTAGCCCACGACACCAGCAAGTGCTGCACTACCATCATTTTTAGCAAGACCTATCGATACAGCAATGGCAAAGAGTAAAGGCAGATTTCCAAAAATAATCGAACCCGACTGCTCCATCACATCTGCAATAACTTGAAACCAGTCAGCCTGCAAAAAAGGAAATTGATTCAATACTGTTTCCTGATGAAACAAATTTCCAAAAGCCAACAAGATACCAGCGGCCGGCAAGGTTGCAACTGGCAGCATCAAAGACTTTCCTACCTTTTGTAAAATACCAAATAATTTTTTCATGATTCTTTCCATCCCTTTCTATAAATCATTTTGACTCCTGATTGATCATTACTCGTGAAAACAACTGGTCTCCAATGGTCGCACCATCTTTTCTCCAGATAAGAAAAAATAGATTTACAGCCAATGGGATACCTAAAAGTACAATATTCAGTAATAATTGCGAGAAAAAGCGCAAAACTAATACAATGACCTGTTGGCTAGTGCTACTTTTCACAAAGCTATAAACAAGACCGTTCATTTTCATACCTAAGGTTTGTTTGTTTAGATAGAACGGAACCAAGATATAATTGATCGAACCACCAATCATCAAGCCTGCAAAAAAAGAAATTTCTGAACTGACTCCTAGCTGTAAACAGCCATAAAGTATGATTCGAACAAAGATAGAAAAAATAAACATATCTGTGATTGCAGCAAAAATTTTTCTAACCTTTATACTTCTCTTCATAAAAAAACCTCCTGACATTCTTTCGAAAGATTTTTAACGTCTTTCGTAAGTAAAAAATTATC from Enterococcus sp. 9E7_DIV0242 includes these protein-coding regions:
- a CDS encoding glycyl-radical enzyme activating protein, producing the protein MIDKACIFNIQKFSIHDGPGIRTVVFFKGCPLRCFWCSNPESQDGKPEKMWDNQKKEFTTVGEYKSMEAIIDEVMKDEVFYEESGGGVTLSGGEVLYQAEFATELLRQLREKGIHTASETTGFAKEAVFKKYIDQVDMLYFDVKHHDEAKHREGTGVPLAPIVNNLSYALKEHDNLIVRIPVIPAFNDGIENAKAFAAFFNKLGITKAELLPFHQFGEKKYAFLVRDYTMQDIPQLHTEELDYFKTIFEEHNISCHVH
- a CDS encoding PTS fructose transporter subunit IIC translates to MESTEKKKNQFLESILSGVNYMLPCVVAGGIMLGVSFLLDDLSINPETYGTNLPLAAFFNNNGNAMFSFMLPVFCAGIAFYIGGIAAIPAALMAGALCRDGDSSFLGALLLGFVVGYLVIFLQKILAKLPENFTILKDLLIIPLISVISTALVAQFLVEPVIGKLNLLMNSGLQSMNGSSQIILGAILGLMQSADMGGPINKTAYLFATAALANGQYVLMSAVLAGALIPPYVTGISSLIFKKKFTDEERGQGITNIIMGLAGISEGGIPFLLKDPLRVGGACMLGSAIAGGGSVLLKCSVMAPFGGFFILPLNANPFGFVISVVLGVTVGVVILGITKKEISETKAEAEMAN
- a CDS encoding ROK family protein, which produces MYMVFDIGGTFVKYAILDKSGNIFIQGKFPTPPSSLNDLLVEMYTIIERYEEYEVRGISICCPGVVDSYQGVVYYGGCLTYLHEVNLKQKFIEKFNVPVSIENDGKAAALAELWRGGVNESKHAVIMVLGSAIGGGIVIDGKLHRGKHFSAGEVSYMVGDPTKEPGVYKMCGFDACAPKMIGQIAEVNGLSADTDGRVVFEYIHAENRESWKIFTAYCHKIARMIISLQYILDPERFIICGGVSAQPLVRNQIMNEVKKIYKENPMYLLMPVIENSKLNNDANLYGALYHFFEEYIEKADEYEEHNAILCPNCSTELIALEQSSI
- the ptsG gene encoding glucose-specific PTS transporter subunit IIBC, whose amino-acid sequence is MKKLFGILQKVGKSLMLPVATLPAAGILLAFGNLFHQETVLNQFPFLQADWFQVIADVMEQSGSIIFGNLPLLFAIAVSIGLAKNDGSAALAGVVGYLMMNMAMGAVLGITPEMVAENGQKYATVLGIPTLQTGVFGGIVAGVIAANCFNKFYKIELPPYLGFFSGKRFVPMVTAVFSLLVAGVLCFIWPPIQDGLNGFSATVIEANQTLAVFIFGVIERAMIPFGLHHVFYAPFWFQFGSYTSASGAIIHGDQQIFFQQMRDGVTLTAGAFMTGKFPFMMFGLPAAAYAMYKEAKPERKLLASGILLSGALTAFLTGITEPLEFSFLFIAPALYGIHCLLAGVSFAVMNLLQVKIGMTLSGGLIDYILFGVLVNRTAWWLVIPVGAAFAVIYYVVFRFMIVKLNLPTPGREENTDEDTGGVTANGDNLAVSWNIIDALGGKANLRSVEACITRLRTILVDNSIVDEAALKRLGAVGVVHVGDGFQAIFGAKSDIYATTINEIIDSNMERPAESELQKNVTVEQPVEIQLQNACAALKDKIVSPVAGKIIPMSDVPDPVFSQKMMGDGFAIIPEDKVIVSPIDGTVVNVFPTQHAVGLKTDCGIELIVHVGLDTVALKGEGFQVLVNEGDQIHKGQKLFIVDFDYLKEQEKNTMTIIAFTNLVNKEIKIISGESVSANQSAIVDLA